A single genomic interval of Cupriavidus sp. MP-37 harbors:
- a CDS encoding 3-keto-5-aminohexanoate cleavage protein: MAKRAKAIITCAPTGAIHTPSMSPHLPVTADEIAQAAIDAARAGAAILHLHARDPKDGRPSQDPELFRPFLSRISAETNAVINITTGGSPHMTVEERMLPATTFKPELASLNMGSMNFGLFPMLERFKDFRHDWEREHLENSRNLIFKNTYQDIENILRIGNANGTRFEFECYDISHLYNLRHFLDRGLVKGPVFIQSVFGILGGIGPDPEDLMHMHRTAQRLFGDQFRWSILGAGRNQIPLATIGAAMGANVRVGLEDSLWIGPGQLAASSAEQVTRIRTVLEALNIDVATPDEARDILDLKGAAGTAF, encoded by the coding sequence ATGGCCAAGCGAGCCAAAGCCATCATCACCTGCGCCCCGACCGGCGCCATCCACACGCCCAGCATGTCGCCCCACCTGCCGGTGACCGCCGACGAGATCGCACAAGCCGCCATCGACGCGGCACGCGCCGGCGCCGCCATCCTGCACCTGCACGCCCGCGACCCGAAGGACGGGCGCCCGTCCCAAGACCCCGAGTTGTTCCGGCCGTTCCTCAGCAGGATCAGCGCCGAGACCAACGCCGTGATCAATATCACCACCGGCGGCAGCCCGCACATGACGGTGGAAGAGCGCATGCTGCCGGCCACCACCTTCAAGCCGGAACTGGCCTCGCTGAACATGGGCTCGATGAACTTCGGGCTGTTCCCGATGCTGGAGCGCTTCAAGGATTTCCGTCATGACTGGGAGCGCGAGCACCTGGAGAACAGCCGCAACCTGATCTTCAAGAACACGTACCAGGACATCGAGAACATCCTGCGCATCGGCAATGCCAACGGCACGCGTTTCGAATTCGAGTGCTATGACATCAGCCATCTGTACAACCTGCGGCACTTCCTCGACCGTGGCCTGGTCAAGGGTCCGGTGTTTATCCAGTCCGTGTTCGGCATCCTCGGCGGCATCGGACCTGATCCGGAAGACCTGATGCACATGCACCGCACCGCGCAGCGCCTGTTCGGGGATCAGTTCCGCTGGTCGATCCTGGGAGCCGGCCGCAATCAGATTCCGCTGGCCACCATCGGCGCTGCAATGGGCGCCAACGTGCGCGTCGGCCTGGAGGATTCGCTCTGGATCGGCCCGGGCCAGCTGGCCGCCTCCAGCGCCGAGCAGGTCACGCGCATCCGGACCGTGCTGGAAGCGCTGAACATCGACGTCGCCACCCCAGACGAAGCCCGCGACATCCTCGACCTCAAGGGCGCCGCAGGCACCGCCTTCTGA
- a CDS encoding 2-hydroxycarboxylate transporter family protein, which produces MEEDIVLPDHLSQSAAEISRVSAAEPAVPPTSALRAQWWRLLDRRIGVVPLPVYVALLPIVVWFATIGQVPSDLTMAIAVLSLGGFFFMELGRRVPMLSLMGGAAILAFVVPSAMTHYGLIPPSLALSIKAFVKASNFLYLYVAAIVVGSIVSMDREVLLGGFLKIFVPLTVSSVVAGAVGTLTGLAMGLDAYRAFFFVVVPIMAGGLGEGAIPLSMGYAMITGQPQSELFAQIIPVVMLGSFTAVLLCGLLNVLGKRFPHLTGEGVLQRGPQAKASGKAASASAPAFDPVSLAGAMVTIVVFYLIGVLVQGVLAFPAPITMLFLIVAAKLGRAISPGLEQGGKGVYQFFSGIVTWPLLFALGVALTPWQEFVSAFTVPTVVTVFATVGSMIASGFFVARFVAMYPIDVAVVTGCHSGQGGAGDIAILTAANRMQLMPFAQIATRIGGAITVTLALIAIRHVY; this is translated from the coding sequence ATGGAGGAGGACATCGTGCTACCAGATCATCTTTCCCAGTCAGCCGCGGAGATCTCACGGGTCTCTGCGGCCGAGCCGGCCGTGCCACCCACGTCTGCGCTGCGCGCGCAATGGTGGCGCCTGCTGGACCGCCGGATTGGCGTTGTACCGTTGCCGGTATATGTCGCGCTGCTGCCGATCGTGGTGTGGTTCGCCACCATTGGCCAGGTACCATCGGATCTCACGATGGCGATCGCCGTATTGTCGCTGGGCGGGTTCTTCTTCATGGAGCTCGGTCGCCGTGTGCCGATGCTCAGCCTGATGGGCGGCGCCGCGATTCTTGCGTTTGTGGTGCCATCGGCGATGACCCATTACGGCCTGATTCCGCCTTCGCTTGCGCTATCGATCAAGGCGTTCGTCAAGGCATCCAACTTCCTTTACCTCTATGTCGCGGCCATCGTTGTCGGCAGCATTGTGAGCATGGACCGGGAGGTGCTTCTCGGTGGCTTCCTGAAGATCTTTGTGCCGCTGACAGTCAGCTCGGTCGTCGCGGGTGCCGTCGGGACACTGACCGGCCTGGCGATGGGGCTGGATGCTTACCGGGCATTCTTCTTTGTCGTCGTTCCCATCATGGCCGGAGGACTTGGCGAAGGCGCCATCCCGCTTTCCATGGGTTACGCGATGATTACCGGGCAGCCACAATCGGAGTTGTTTGCGCAGATCATTCCGGTGGTCATGCTTGGCAGCTTTACTGCAGTGTTGCTGTGCGGACTGCTCAATGTCCTGGGCAAACGCTTTCCGCACCTCACAGGAGAAGGTGTGCTGCAGCGGGGGCCGCAAGCCAAGGCGAGCGGGAAGGCGGCGTCGGCGTCGGCTCCGGCATTCGATCCGGTCAGCCTCGCCGGCGCCATGGTGACCATCGTCGTGTTCTATCTGATCGGCGTATTGGTCCAGGGGGTTCTGGCGTTTCCGGCGCCGATCACCATGCTGTTCCTGATCGTCGCGGCCAAGCTGGGCCGCGCCATCTCGCCCGGGCTGGAGCAAGGCGGAAAGGGCGTGTATCAGTTTTTCTCCGGCATCGTTACCTGGCCGTTGCTCTTTGCGCTGGGCGTCGCACTGACGCCGTGGCAGGAGTTTGTGAGCGCATTCACGGTGCCGACCGTCGTCACGGTGTTCGCAACGGTCGGGTCGATGATTGCCAGCGGATTCTTTGTGGCGCGCTTCGTGGCTATGTATCCCATCGATGTGGCGGTCGTGACCGGTTGCCACAGCGGCCAGGGCGGCGCCGGAGACATCGCCATTCTCACTGCGGCAAACCGGATGCAGCTGATGCCGTTTGCGCAGATTGCAACCCGCATCGGCGGCGCCATTACCGTAACGTTGGCTCTGATTGCGATTCGCCATGTCTACTGA
- a CDS encoding SDR family oxidoreductase, with amino-acid sequence MWKDESLAGKRVLVTAGADGIGLEITRALVEAGARVAVCDVAGDSLERVGATLPGVVAIRADVSKESDVAALFQAVDDAFGGLDVLVNNAGVAGPTGGVETLSLADWERTLAVNITGQFLCARAAVPRLRQGRSPSIVNLSSAAGHLGMPGRSAYSASKWAVVGFTKSLALELGADGIRVNTVLPGAVDGPRIRAVIAAKAESLGKPFEEVTRNYTSQAALQRMVTMRDIANMVRFLCSDQAANVHGQEMVVDGLTQALS; translated from the coding sequence ATGTGGAAAGATGAATCGCTCGCCGGCAAGCGCGTACTGGTGACCGCCGGCGCGGACGGGATTGGCCTGGAGATTACGCGGGCCCTGGTGGAGGCGGGCGCCCGCGTCGCGGTGTGCGACGTGGCCGGCGACAGCCTGGAACGCGTCGGCGCGACGCTGCCCGGCGTGGTGGCAATCCGGGCCGATGTGTCGAAGGAAAGCGACGTCGCGGCGCTGTTCCAGGCGGTGGATGACGCCTTCGGCGGGCTGGACGTGCTGGTCAACAATGCCGGGGTTGCCGGCCCGACGGGTGGTGTGGAAACCCTGTCGCTGGCCGACTGGGAGCGCACGCTTGCCGTCAACATCACCGGTCAGTTCCTGTGCGCCCGCGCCGCGGTGCCGCGCCTGCGGCAAGGGCGGTCGCCGTCGATCGTCAACCTGTCTTCCGCCGCCGGACATCTCGGCATGCCGGGCCGTTCGGCCTACTCTGCCTCGAAATGGGCGGTGGTGGGCTTTACCAAATCGCTGGCGCTGGAACTGGGCGCGGATGGCATCCGTGTGAACACGGTGCTGCCCGGTGCCGTCGATGGACCGCGTATCCGCGCCGTGATTGCCGCGAAAGCCGAGTCGCTCGGCAAGCCGTTTGAGGAAGTCACGCGCAACTACACCTCGCAGGCGGCCTTGCAGCGCATGGTGACGATGCGCGACATCGCCAACATGGTGCGCTTCCTTTGCAGCGACCAGGCGGCCAATGTGCACGGCCAGGAAATGGTCGTCGACGGCCTGACCCAGGCGCTCAGCTAG
- a CDS encoding DUF1484 family protein has protein sequence MTSTTPAPQEPTHAQKQAQLAENLAKVDRAQFRRRAKAAPPQPSKAVTLEDRILEVSDDLLRVSAGFQSVLTLLDLQAGDVPDSIGLHALLSPLTRQIDQCADRLQALV, from the coding sequence ATGACTAGCACCACCCCAGCTCCCCAAGAGCCCACCCACGCCCAAAAACAAGCCCAACTAGCCGAAAACCTGGCCAAAGTCGACCGCGCCCAGTTCCGCCGCCGGGCCAAGGCTGCCCCACCGCAACCCAGCAAAGCCGTCACCCTCGAGGACCGCATCCTCGAAGTCAGCGACGATCTTCTGCGCGTCAGCGCCGGTTTCCAATCCGTCCTGACCTTGCTGGACCTGCAGGCCGGCGATGTTCCTGACAGCATCGGCCTCCACGCCCTGCTTTCGCCGCTCACGCGGCAGATCGACCAGTGCGCCGACCGCCTGCAGGCGCTTGTCTGA
- a CDS encoding DUF350 domain-containing protein, producing the protein MVNTMHPALAYLIYIVTSFAMLGLFLLVYTRVTPHREFTLIREGNVAAALSLGGAVLGFSLTLSSSIQHNATFGMFLLWAFGAFAVQVVAYLVAARALGGVSEAIASDNRGVGAVMGVISLSVGVVNAACLT; encoded by the coding sequence ATGGTCAACACCATGCACCCGGCCCTTGCCTACCTGATCTATATCGTCACCAGCTTCGCCATGCTGGGATTGTTCCTGCTGGTCTATACGCGGGTCACACCGCATCGGGAATTCACGCTGATCCGCGAAGGGAACGTCGCGGCGGCATTGTCGCTGGGCGGGGCGGTGCTGGGGTTCTCGCTGACTTTGTCGTCGAGCATCCAGCACAACGCTACGTTTGGGATGTTCTTGTTGTGGGCGTTTGGGGCGTTTGCGGTGCAGGTGGTGGCTTACCTGGTGGCGGCGCGGGCGCTGGGGGGTGTCAGCGAGGCGATTGCCAGTGATAACCGGGGGGTGGGGGCGGTGATGGGGGTGATTTCGTTGTCGGTGGGGGTGGTGAATGCGGCTTGTTTGACGTGA
- a CDS encoding MFS transporter yields the protein MQTVPASGAPPLAAPTDRPLTALLFRKLMPLLVLSYVISFLDRTNIALAKTHIAVDLNISAAAYGLGAGLFFLSYALLEIPSNLIMHRVGARFWITRIMVTWGLLSAAMAFVQGETSFYIMRVLLGAAEAGLFPGVMLYLTYWFGREERARAVGYFLLGVCIANIVSGPLGGALLAMDGIWGFKGWQWMFVLEGLPAVFLAAIVWKKLPDGPDSAPWLTPAQAQAVRTRLAAEAADAGTGKAGHSFLGAMRDPQVWLAIFIYFCHQISIYTVIFFLPGIIGTYGKLTPVEIGLLNSLPWIAAAIGAAWLPRHANTPGRGRRLLCLGLAVMAGGLLIAAFAGPVMALVGFSLTALMFFVVQSIVFLFPSSRLKGVALAGGLALINTCGLIGGFIGPSVMGLIEQASGSTRNGLIIMAALLLVACAVAPALRQGQER from the coding sequence ATGCAGACCGTACCCGCCTCGGGCGCACCGCCGCTGGCCGCGCCGACCGACCGCCCGCTGACCGCGCTACTGTTCCGCAAGCTCATGCCCTTGCTGGTGCTGTCGTACGTGATCAGCTTCCTGGACCGCACCAACATCGCGCTGGCCAAGACCCACATCGCGGTCGACCTGAACATCTCGGCCGCCGCCTACGGCCTGGGTGCGGGCCTGTTCTTCCTCAGCTATGCCTTGCTGGAGATCCCGAGCAACCTGATCATGCATCGGGTCGGGGCGCGCTTCTGGATCACACGCATCATGGTGACATGGGGCCTGCTGTCCGCGGCGATGGCGTTCGTACAGGGCGAGACTTCCTTCTACATCATGCGGGTGCTGCTGGGCGCGGCCGAGGCCGGACTTTTCCCCGGCGTGATGCTCTACCTGACCTACTGGTTCGGCCGCGAGGAGCGCGCCCGCGCGGTGGGCTACTTCCTGCTGGGTGTCTGCATCGCCAACATCGTCAGCGGTCCGCTGGGCGGCGCCCTGCTGGCCATGGACGGCATCTGGGGGTTCAAGGGCTGGCAATGGATGTTCGTGCTCGAAGGCCTGCCCGCCGTGTTCCTTGCCGCCATCGTCTGGAAGAAGCTGCCCGACGGGCCGGACAGCGCCCCGTGGCTGACGCCCGCGCAGGCCCAGGCCGTGCGCACCCGCCTTGCCGCCGAAGCCGCCGATGCCGGCACCGGCAAGGCCGGCCACTCATTCCTGGGCGCCATGCGCGATCCGCAGGTCTGGCTGGCGATCTTCATCTACTTCTGCCACCAGATCTCGATCTACACGGTGATCTTCTTCCTGCCGGGCATCATCGGCACCTACGGCAAGCTTACGCCCGTGGAAATCGGCTTGCTCAATTCGCTGCCGTGGATCGCCGCCGCCATCGGCGCCGCCTGGCTGCCGCGCCATGCCAATACGCCGGGCCGCGGCCGTCGACTACTCTGCCTGGGACTGGCGGTAATGGCCGGCGGCCTGCTGATTGCCGCCTTCGCCGGCCCGGTGATGGCGCTGGTGGGCTTCTCACTGACTGCGCTGATGTTCTTCGTGGTGCAGTCAATCGTGTTCCTGTTTCCGTCGTCGCGGCTGAAAGGGGTGGCGCTGGCGGGCGGGCTGGCGCTGATCAATACCTGCGGGCTGATTGGAGGCTTTATCGGACCGTCGGTGATGGGGCTGATCGAACAGGCGAGCGGTAGCACGCGTAATGGACTGATCATCATGGCGGCGCTGCTGTTGGTGGCGTGTGCGGTGGCGCCGGCGTTGCGGCAGGGGCAGGAGCGATGA
- a CDS encoding ATP-binding protein — translation MNSRNKENPEEDFDIVEPAASNLVEALRDIGYSLESAAADIIDNSISASARSIEIRFGWSDDHQPWIAIIDDGKGMSETELVEAMRPGGKDPLGKRKADDLGRFGLGLKTASFSQCRELTVISRQNGSLACRQWNLDLVRRCNRWILRRPSASEVADFPVDIAELRASGTIVLWRQLDRLDLGSDPKHHHQVMNERIATVCDHVALVFHRFIAGEPGKPKIAFRVNGSAIEGYDPFNARHPATMHLGEEVLEIEGKTVTLCPYILPHHSKVSASEYNALGGKEGYLRGQGFYIYRNRRLIIHGTWFRMARQDEITKLARVQVDIPNTLDHLWTIDVRKSRAQPPEAVRRRLRGILDRIRDSAKRPYTHRGTAALNSTRQPVWLRKHHNERVSYVPNLEHPLVDEFRSDLPPAMRHRFDGIMSVIGASLPFATLFNDMASRPNETDTSRETTEALEALAAMLFGDSGVDPAEIERVMKITEPFCSAPEFVAQYIKRLQAREN, via the coding sequence ATGAACTCGCGCAACAAAGAAAATCCAGAAGAAGATTTCGACATCGTCGAACCTGCGGCTTCTAATCTAGTCGAGGCGCTCCGTGACATCGGCTACTCGCTCGAGTCTGCGGCTGCTGACATCATCGACAACTCAATATCCGCTTCGGCCCGCAGCATCGAGATCCGGTTTGGGTGGAGCGATGACCACCAGCCGTGGATCGCCATCATTGATGATGGCAAAGGCATGAGCGAGACTGAACTGGTCGAAGCCATGCGCCCTGGCGGAAAGGACCCCCTCGGCAAGCGAAAAGCCGACGACCTTGGTCGATTCGGGCTCGGCCTGAAGACCGCTTCCTTTTCCCAGTGCCGCGAGTTGACGGTCATTAGCCGCCAAAACGGTTCTCTTGCGTGCCGGCAGTGGAATCTGGATTTGGTCAGAAGGTGCAATCGCTGGATATTGCGCCGTCCGAGCGCGTCGGAAGTTGCGGATTTTCCGGTCGATATCGCCGAGCTCCGCGCCTCGGGTACGATCGTGCTCTGGCGTCAGCTCGACCGTCTGGATTTGGGTTCGGATCCCAAGCACCATCACCAAGTGATGAACGAGCGTATCGCGACCGTCTGCGACCACGTGGCGCTCGTTTTCCACCGGTTCATTGCCGGAGAACCGGGAAAACCAAAGATTGCCTTCCGTGTTAATGGCTCGGCCATTGAAGGCTACGACCCGTTCAATGCCCGGCATCCGGCAACCATGCATCTCGGGGAAGAGGTGCTGGAAATCGAAGGCAAGACTGTGACGCTGTGTCCGTACATCCTGCCGCACCACAGCAAGGTCAGCGCATCCGAATACAACGCGCTGGGCGGCAAGGAGGGCTACCTGCGCGGCCAAGGCTTCTACATTTACCGCAACCGCCGTCTCATCATCCACGGCACTTGGTTCCGAATGGCACGGCAAGACGAGATCACTAAACTGGCGCGGGTCCAAGTCGACATTCCGAACACGCTGGACCACCTCTGGACCATTGACGTTCGCAAGTCGCGAGCCCAGCCGCCCGAAGCGGTTCGTCGGCGCCTGCGCGGCATTCTGGACCGCATCCGGGACAGCGCGAAGCGGCCCTACACGCACCGAGGCACGGCAGCGCTCAATTCAACCAGGCAGCCTGTCTGGCTCCGGAAGCACCACAACGAGCGCGTCTCATATGTACCGAACCTCGAGCACCCGCTGGTCGATGAGTTCCGCTCGGATCTGCCTCCGGCGATGCGACATCGCTTTGACGGAATCATGTCAGTCATCGGCGCTTCCCTGCCCTTCGCGACCCTATTCAACGACATGGCCTCTCGCCCGAATGAGACCGATACGTCAAGGGAGACGACGGAAGCGCTGGAGGCCCTTGCAGCGATGCTGTTTGGCGATAGCGGAGTCGATCCGGCAGAAATAGAAAGGGTCATGAAGATTACCGAGCCTTTCTGCTCGGCGCCCGAATTCGTTGCCCAATACATTAAACGTCTTCAAGCCAGGGAGAACTGA
- a CDS encoding YdcF family protein, protein MPLDNLPLNYLENPAVKRSARWIRLALALVGAVLLGDAVALMGMGLFNFGIVLPGSIGIAFMLLALRWDGVARWRKSDRRRQVLWRAGWIAFAVWLVTVGAFFYDIRSGMGAPVPAGTSVKAIVILGSGTPNCEASPTLIARLDQGLVQAHRWPEAKVVVSGGQDFGLRCVEADIMADYLVARGVAADRVVREGRSTSTEENLVFSRQLLEGQGVDAANAMVVVTSDFHVRRAVGIARKVGFSEAFGVGAATPLYLRFNAWLREYFAAISSWVLREY, encoded by the coding sequence ATGCCGTTGGATAATCTGCCACTCAACTATCTGGAGAACCCCGCAGTGAAACGAAGCGCGCGCTGGATACGCCTCGCCCTGGCGCTGGTTGGCGCAGTCTTGCTTGGCGACGCCGTCGCGCTGATGGGAATGGGGCTATTCAACTTCGGCATTGTGTTGCCGGGGTCTATTGGTATCGCGTTCATGTTGCTCGCCCTGCGCTGGGACGGTGTGGCCCGGTGGCGGAAGTCAGATCGCCGGCGCCAGGTGCTTTGGCGCGCGGGCTGGATTGCGTTTGCCGTGTGGCTGGTGACTGTCGGGGCGTTCTTTTATGACATCCGCAGCGGCATGGGCGCGCCCGTGCCGGCAGGGACTTCGGTGAAGGCGATCGTCATCCTTGGGTCAGGCACGCCTAACTGCGAGGCGTCGCCGACGTTGATTGCGCGGCTGGATCAAGGGTTGGTGCAGGCGCATCGGTGGCCGGAGGCCAAGGTGGTTGTGAGTGGCGGACAAGACTTCGGGCTGCGGTGTGTCGAGGCGGACATCATGGCGGACTACCTCGTAGCGCGTGGGGTGGCGGCGGACAGGGTGGTTCGCGAGGGGCGGAGTACGAGTACCGAGGAGAACCTGGTGTTCAGCCGGCAGCTGCTGGAGGGACAGGGCGTTGATGCTGCGAATGCGATGGTGGTGGTGACCAGTGATTTCCACGTGCGGCGGGCGGTGGGGATTGCGCGGAAGGTTGGGTTCAGCGAGGCCTTCGGCGTAGGCGCCGCGACGCCTTTGTACCTTCGCTTCAATGCGTGGCTGCGTGAGTACTTCGCGGCGATCAGTAGTTGGGTCTTGAGGGAGTATTGA
- a CDS encoding esterase: protein MSTDSPLDATRPIALRAVRGFHVGGRPVDVVDLPHRQLATVPGVQPRVSNPNGRYQVGQLYVQQFALAAPTARYPLLMWHGGGMTGATWECTPDGRPGWHDYFMRKGYDTFVSDAVERGRASWAPACLVSEMPEHRTLEQAWDIFRFGPAEGYDAANGKRQAFEGQRFPVHALDQLAKQFVARWTSTGGMALDAYVELIRRVGPCMILAHSEGGRLAQHAALSVPELVNGLILVEPAGAPSTAVEDARRLRGIPHCVLWGDYIPQSPLWTIYRRQVEEWLAAVQQAGAEVTEFDLPAMGIRGNSHLPMMDDNNIHIAGLVHEWISRAGEGNGQVKWM, encoded by the coding sequence ATGTCTACTGATTCCCCGCTCGATGCAACCAGGCCCATCGCGCTCAGGGCAGTGCGCGGCTTTCATGTCGGCGGACGGCCAGTCGATGTGGTCGACCTGCCGCATCGGCAGCTTGCCACGGTACCGGGCGTCCAGCCGCGCGTCTCCAACCCGAACGGGCGTTATCAGGTGGGACAGCTCTATGTCCAGCAATTCGCCCTGGCTGCGCCCACGGCCAGGTATCCGCTGCTGATGTGGCATGGCGGCGGCATGACCGGTGCCACCTGGGAATGCACACCGGATGGTCGTCCGGGTTGGCATGATTACTTCATGCGCAAGGGATACGACACCTTTGTGAGCGACGCGGTAGAGCGTGGCAGGGCTTCCTGGGCGCCAGCCTGCCTGGTCTCGGAAATGCCGGAGCACCGAACGCTGGAGCAGGCATGGGACATCTTTCGCTTTGGCCCGGCGGAGGGATATGACGCTGCGAATGGAAAGCGCCAGGCCTTTGAGGGACAGCGGTTTCCGGTACACGCGCTGGACCAGCTCGCCAAACAGTTCGTGGCGCGATGGACCAGCACAGGGGGCATGGCGTTGGACGCCTATGTGGAGCTGATTCGACGAGTTGGCCCGTGCATGATCCTCGCGCACAGCGAAGGCGGACGCCTGGCTCAGCATGCCGCGCTGTCGGTGCCTGAACTGGTAAATGGACTGATCCTGGTTGAACCCGCCGGTGCGCCATCGACAGCAGTGGAGGATGCAAGGCGACTGCGCGGCATTCCTCACTGTGTGTTGTGGGGTGACTATATTCCGCAGAGCCCGTTATGGACGATATATCGCCGGCAGGTAGAGGAGTGGTTGGCGGCTGTGCAGCAAGCGGGGGCGGAAGTGACCGAATTTGACTTGCCCGCCATGGGCATCCGCGGGAATTCGCATTTGCCGATGATGGACGACAACAACATCCATATTGCCGGGCTCGTCCACGAGTGGATCAGTCGTGCTGGGGAGGGTAACGGTCAGGTCAAATGGATGTAG
- a CDS encoding LysR family transcriptional regulator — protein sequence MQNARKLDIPRLIAFIAICEEGSITAAARRLGIAQPALTVTVSRLEDVLGAVLLTRGIRGVTPTEAGQRLLRRAYEIVNLVESTFQELQQCTADLGGDVSLGLPSSSAAVLALPLVDRISMRYPKIRLRLVETFSGYLWNWLSEGQLDLAVVFDRTATPEVQCESIASEDMQLVGRPGSLPDTSTVQARSLDRYPLVMPSRLHAIRSTLEAHAARENVSLDVRVEIDAGQRLIRLVETGRMFSVLAKSAVTQEIQQGTLAACMIDPPITRAVCLGQRRARMADPAVRAVITELVAETQALIDTGIWKAASAEQPLMHEYAVG from the coding sequence ATGCAGAACGCCCGCAAACTGGACATCCCTCGCCTGATCGCCTTTATCGCAATTTGCGAAGAGGGCAGCATCACGGCCGCCGCGCGCAGGCTCGGGATCGCCCAGCCGGCATTGACCGTCACCGTGAGCAGGCTGGAGGATGTGCTGGGGGCGGTGTTGCTGACGCGAGGCATTCGCGGTGTCACGCCGACCGAAGCGGGACAACGCCTCCTGCGGCGCGCCTACGAGATCGTGAATCTCGTCGAGTCCACGTTCCAAGAACTGCAGCAGTGCACAGCCGACCTTGGCGGCGACGTTTCCCTGGGTCTGCCTTCCTCATCAGCCGCCGTACTCGCCCTGCCTCTGGTCGACCGCATCTCCATGCGCTACCCGAAAATTCGCCTGCGCCTGGTAGAAACGTTCTCCGGCTACCTGTGGAATTGGCTATCAGAAGGACAGCTCGATCTGGCGGTGGTGTTTGACCGGACCGCGACGCCGGAAGTGCAATGCGAGTCCATCGCCAGCGAGGACATGCAACTGGTAGGCCGGCCAGGGTCGCTGCCAGACACAAGCACGGTGCAGGCAAGGAGCTTGGACAGGTATCCCCTGGTGATGCCGTCGCGTCTGCATGCCATTCGGTCAACCCTGGAGGCCCATGCCGCACGAGAGAACGTGTCACTCGACGTTCGCGTTGAAATAGACGCCGGCCAACGGCTGATACGACTGGTGGAAACCGGTCGCATGTTCAGCGTTCTCGCCAAAAGTGCTGTGACACAGGAGATCCAGCAAGGGACGCTAGCGGCGTGCATGATCGACCCACCTATTACGCGCGCCGTATGCCTGGGACAGCGGCGCGCACGCATGGCAGATCCGGCAGTGCGCGCCGTTATCACGGAATTGGTTGCAGAGACCCAGGCGTTGATAGATACCGGCATTTGGAAGGCAGCCAGCGCGGAGCAACCCCTGATGCATGAATATGCCGTTGGATAA
- a CDS encoding GntR family transcriptional regulator, with protein sequence MLRGMPLNDLVTPLVRQTLSRDVYTQLRDLLVSGQMMPGEQISLRNIAAALGVSVMPVREAVHRLVAEQALELTPNRALRVPRMSVSQFEEITKIRIELEGLATATAAERITDEELKQVQALHRRFADEMAKRNPDGADVIAANQALHFAVYAAARMPILLQMIESTWLRIGPILNHDLRSGSRRVEERVAVKHHDKLVEALRKHDGAAACAALRGDIESAAAYIVSAGVLVNTERAEGAEATLVAVKRGVKAGRAGVKR encoded by the coding sequence ATGCTTCGCGGCATGCCCCTGAATGACCTCGTGACGCCCCTTGTCCGCCAGACGCTCAGCCGAGACGTCTACACGCAGCTGCGCGACCTGCTGGTCAGCGGCCAGATGATGCCGGGCGAGCAGATTTCGCTGCGCAATATCGCCGCCGCACTGGGTGTCAGCGTCATGCCGGTGCGCGAGGCGGTGCACCGGCTGGTGGCTGAGCAGGCCCTCGAACTCACGCCCAACCGTGCGCTGCGCGTGCCGCGCATGAGCGTCAGCCAGTTCGAGGAAATCACGAAGATCCGGATCGAGCTCGAGGGTCTCGCCACCGCCACCGCGGCGGAGCGCATCACTGATGAGGAACTGAAGCAGGTACAGGCGCTGCACCGCCGGTTCGCCGACGAGATGGCCAAGCGCAATCCCGACGGCGCCGACGTCATCGCCGCGAACCAGGCCCTGCACTTCGCCGTCTACGCGGCGGCGCGCATGCCGATCCTGTTGCAGATGATCGAGTCAACGTGGCTGCGCATCGGCCCGATCCTGAACCATGACCTGCGCTCCGGCTCGCGCCGCGTGGAGGAGCGCGTGGCGGTCAAGCATCACGACAAGCTGGTAGAAGCGCTTCGCAAGCATGATGGTGCGGCGGCTTGTGCGGCGCTGCGTGGGGATATTGAGAGCGCAGCGGCTTATATTGTCTCTGCAGGGGTATTGGTCAATACGGAGAGGGCTGAGGGCGCGGAGGCTACGCTGGTGGCAGTGAAGCGGGGTGTGAAGGCCGGACGCGCGGGGGTGAAGCGCTGA